The genomic stretch ACGAGGCGCTCGACCTCTTCCCCGCGCTCAAGCCCATGCTCAAACGCAGCGCCGGGCACCTGTCGGGCGGGCAACAACAGCAGCTCGCCATGGCGCGCGCCCTGGTGACCAGGCCGCGGATGCTCATCCTCGACGAGCCGACCGAGGGCATCCAGCCGTCGATCATCCTCGAGATCGAGGCGGCCATCGAGCAGCTGCACGCCTCCGGGATGGCCGTGCTGCTCGTGGAGCAGTACCTGGACATCGCGCTGCGGCTGGCCGACAGGTTCCTCATCCTCGACGCCGGGCACGTCGTACGGACCGGGGAGGCCGAGGACCTGCAGCGCGAGGACGTCCGCCGCCTGCTGGCGGTCTGATCGGGCGCCCAGGAGGGCGCGGGCGGTCGGGCCTAGGCGAGCGCCAGGAGCGCGCGGGCGTTCGCGCCGCCCTGGCGGTCGCCGGTCTCCTCGTAGACCTCAAGCGCCGCCTGAGCCAGCTCCCGCGCGCGCCCGGCCGCGCCCTCCGCGCGGTTCACCCTGGCCAGCGCCAGCAGGGCGTGCGCGTCGAGCAGCCGGTCGCCGAGGCGGACGGCGATGCCCCTGGCCTGCTCGGCGGCCTCTCTGGCGGCCGGCTTCGCACCCTGCGCCAGGTACGCCGCGGACAGCTCCAGCAGCGTGTCGGCCTGCCGGTGCCGGTCGCCCAGCTCGGCGAGGTGCCCGACGGCGGCCCGCAGCCGGTCGGCGGCCTCGTCGAGCCGGCCGGCGCGGCGCAGCACGGTGCCGAGCACCCGCTCGGCGTCCGCCATGTCGCGCTGGTTGGCCGCGCCCTCCAGGCAGGTGAGCAGGTCACGCTCCGCCTCCTCCAGACGCCCCTGCTCCAGGTGCACGCGGCCGAGCCGGCGCCTGGTGTGGTTGACGTCCCGGGTGCGGCCCTGGCTTTGGAACATGCCGAGCGCGAGCCGCAGCCTCTCGTGCGCACGGTCCCACTCCCGTTCGGCCAGGTGCAGGTCGCCCAGGTCCAGCAGCATGAGCGCCGCGCCCCGGTCGTCGCCCGCCCGGCGCGCAGACTCCAGCGCGGGCCCGGTCACCGCCCGCCAGTCGTCCAGGAACCGGTGCCGCTCCAGATAAGGCGTCAGCAGGTGCGCCAGCCGCCAGCATCCGTCGTCCAGGCCCGCCGCGCGCAGGTCGCCGACCAGGCTGACCAGGAACGCCCGCTCGGCCGCCAGCCACTCGACCGACTCCCTGATGTCCCTGGTCGCCACCGCTGTGGCCGGATCGCCCGACACCAGCGAGAACCGCGAGGCCTGCACCCGGGCCAGCACCACCTCCGACAGCTTCGCCAGCACACCCGGCACCGGCTGCTCCCGGGCGAACAGCCGGGTCAGGTCGTGCAGCCGGTAGCGGACCTGGCCCGCCACGTCCACGCCATGCGTCTCCAGCAGCCCCGCGTCGACCAGCGCCTCCGCCTGGCCGCCCAGCTGCTCGGTCACCCAGTCCGCGAAGTCCGGCGCCGACAGCGCGCCCAGCCCGCGCAGCGTCAGCTTGGCGCCCTCGGGCAGCCCGTCGAACCCGATCGCGAACACGCTGCGCACCGCCAGATCGCCCGCGTGCAACCGGTCGAGCCGCTTGTGCTCGTCCTCCAGCAGGCCCACGAGGTAGTCGACGGTCCACTCCGGCCGGGCCGCCAGCCGGGAGCCGGCGACGCGCAGCGCGATCGGCAGGCCGCCGCAGAACCTCGCCAGCCTGCGCAGCGCCTCGTCCGCCTGCCGGCCCGAGCTCCTGACCAGCAGCTCCAGCGCGTCCCCGTCGT from Nonomuraea polychroma encodes the following:
- a CDS encoding AfsR/SARP family transcriptional regulator — translated: MEFRIMGLLEVRDDDGRDRTPTVPKHRDLLALFLLNAGRPLTAERLRRLLWPSEGGDRSDSLIRGYVGQLRRLVGQDVIITVAGAYMLAPGEGRLDVDRFRLLVDREAYEEALALWRGEVLEDVDPEGERWAETRRLREELEELRLLALERRLQADLDAGRHRELLAELRHLTKQHPMWQRFRGQYMLALYRSGRRVDALAAYAVLRDQLDGGHAIEPDPELQLLYHRMLHDDVSLHVSAGPPVLLPPDVADFTGRTELLDLVIGSQVVVHGQAGAGKSALAVHAAWRRRESFPDGILYADLRETTAPAAVLEDFLRWLGCPAQAIPATLEQRERLFRAYTANRKLLVLLDNAVDEAQVRPLLTSCPTVVTSRSSLGGLTGALRLSVGVLDDGDALELLVRSSGRQADEALRRLARFCGGLPIALRVAGSRLAARPEWTVDYLVGLLEDEHKRLDRLHAGDLAVRSVFAIGFDGLPEGAKLTLRGLGALSAPDFADWVTEQLGGQAEALVDAGLLETHGVDVAGQVRYRLHDLTRLFAREQPVPGVLAKLSEVVLARVQASRFSLVSGDPATAVATRDIRESVEWLAAERAFLVSLVGDLRAAGLDDGCWRLAHLLTPYLERHRFLDDWRAVTGPALESARRAGDDRGAALMLLDLGDLHLAEREWDRAHERLRLALGMFQSQGRTRDVNHTRRRLGRVHLEQGRLEEAERDLLTCLEGAANQRDMADAERVLGTVLRRAGRLDEAADRLRAAVGHLAELGDRHRQADTLLELSAAYLAQGAKPAAREAAEQARGIAVRLGDRLLDAHALLALARVNRAEGAAGRARELAQAALEVYEETGDRQGGANARALLALA
- the urtE gene encoding urea ABC transporter ATP-binding subunit UrtE; the protein is MLSVTALEAGYGRARVLFGVSLEVDPGRLVCVMGRNGVGKTTLLNTIMGVLPATAGTVAFDGRDVTKLKPHERVRIGMGYVPQGHQCFPQLSVLGNLLVTVEAAKQPKRAIDEALDLFPALKPMLKRSAGHLSGGQQQQLAMARALVTRPRMLILDEPTEGIQPSIILEIEAAIEQLHASGMAVLLVEQYLDIALRLADRFLILDAGHVVRTGEAEDLQREDVRRLLAV